One Thermococcus kodakarensis KOD1 genomic window carries:
- a CDS encoding IS607-like element ISTko2 family transposase gives MKLYRTGKASELLGISKPTLLRKIKTGEIKAYKIGKEYRIPESEIKRLLEGKVPDKVVIYARVSSRDQKEDLERQVEYLKNYCSAKGYQVARILTDISSGLNENRKGLKQLFKLVESGEVTKVVITYKDRLTRFGFKYLEQYFNSHGVEIEVIFNDEEKTPEKELVEDLLAIVTSFAGKLYGARSHKKKRLVEAVKNALRDD, from the coding sequence ATGAAGCTTTATCGGACGGGAAAAGCCTCAGAACTCTTGGGAATCAGCAAGCCTACACTTCTCAGAAAAATCAAAACAGGCGAAATAAAAGCCTACAAAATAGGCAAAGAATACCGCATTCCAGAAAGCGAAATAAAGAGACTTCTTGAGGGCAAAGTTCCCGATAAAGTTGTCATTTACGCCAGAGTCTCAAGCAGAGACCAGAAAGAAGACCTTGAACGACAAGTCGAATACCTCAAAAACTACTGCTCCGCAAAAGGATACCAAGTTGCTAGAATCCTCACTGACATTTCATCAGGCCTAAACGAAAACCGGAAGGGTTTAAAACAGCTCTTCAAACTCGTGGAAAGCGGAGAGGTAACCAAAGTCGTGATAACCTACAAGGACAGGCTCACCCGCTTTGGCTTCAAATACCTCGAACAATACTTCAACTCTCACGGTGTCGAGATTGAAGTAATCTTCAATGATGAAGAGAAAACGCCAGAGAAAGAATTAGTTGAAGACTTGTTAGCTATCGTTACCTCTTTCGCTGGAAAGCTTTACGGAGCTCGTTCTCACAAGAAAAAACGCCTCGTCGAGGCGGTAAAGAATGCCCTCAGAGACGATTAA
- a CDS encoding RNA-guided endonuclease InsQ/TnpB family protein, with the protein MPSETIKLTAKFKLKNPPEELNDLFSTYREIVNHLISYAFENNVTSFYRLKKETYKSLRKEYPELPSHYHYTATQMATMIYKSYRKRKKKGKANGRPVFKKDAIMLDDHLFKLDLEAGVIKLSTPSGRVELEFYPSKYHEKFRDWKIGQAWLVRTPKGVFINVVFSREVEVREPEAFVGVDLNENNVTLSLPNGEFVQILTHEREIRTGYFLKRRKIQKKLRTRKKRKELLEKYGQRERNRLDDLYHKLANKIVELAERYSGIALEDLTEIRDSIRYSAEVNGRLHRWSFRKLQNIIEYKAKLKGIKVVFVNPAYTSSLCPVCGRKLSPNGHRVLKCPKCGFEADRDVIGSWNISLRALKMWGVSVPPESPTMKTGVGKVGRSDVYELYTNYG; encoded by the coding sequence ATGCCCTCAGAGACGATTAAGCTCACGGCAAAATTCAAGCTCAAAAACCCACCAGAGGAGTTAAACGACCTCTTCTCCACTTATCGGGAGATTGTGAACCACCTCATCAGCTATGCTTTCGAGAACAATGTTACGAGCTTTTACAGGCTCAAAAAGGAAACATACAAAAGCCTCCGCAAGGAGTATCCAGAACTACCAAGCCATTACCACTACACAGCAACTCAAATGGCCACAATGATTTACAAGAGTTATCGGAAGCGGAAAAAGAAGGGTAAGGCTAATGGTAGGCCAGTTTTTAAGAAGGATGCCATAATGCTCGACGACCATCTCTTCAAGCTCGACCTTGAGGCTGGAGTGATAAAACTCTCCACTCCGAGCGGGAGGGTTGAGCTGGAGTTTTATCCATCCAAGTATCACGAGAAGTTTAGGGACTGGAAAATCGGCCAAGCGTGGTTGGTGAGGACTCCAAAAGGCGTTTTCATCAACGTGGTCTTTTCCAGAGAGGTTGAAGTGAGAGAACCTGAAGCCTTTGTCGGCGTGGATTTGAACGAGAACAACGTTACGCTCAGCCTTCCAAACGGTGAGTTCGTCCAGATACTCACTCACGAGCGGGAGATAAGGACTGGCTACTTCCTAAAACGGAGGAAGATTCAGAAAAAGCTTAGGACTAGAAAGAAAAGGAAAGAGCTTCTCGAAAAGTATGGGCAAAGGGAGAGGAACAGGCTGGACGACCTTTACCACAAATTAGCCAATAAAATCGTTGAGCTGGCGGAGAGATACAGTGGTATTGCTCTGGAGGATTTGACCGAAATCAGGGATTCGATTAGGTATTCGGCTGAGGTGAACGGTAGGCTTCATCGTTGGAGTTTTAGGAAGCTTCAAAACATAATCGAATACAAGGCCAAGCTGAAGGGGATAAAGGTTGTTTTTGTTAATCCTGCTTACACTTCGTCCCTGTGTCCGGTATGTGGGAGAAAGTTAAGCCCGAATGGGCACAGGGTCTTGAAGTGTCCTAAGTGTGGTTTTGAGGCCGATAGGGACGTTATTGGCTCTTGGAATATCTCCCTTCGTGCCCTGAAGATGTGGGGAGTTTCCGTTCCCCCCGAAAGCCCCACGATGAAGACGGGAGTGGGGAAGGTCGGCCGTAGCGATGTTTACGAACTTTACACAAATTACGGCTGA